A section of the Streptomyces xinghaiensis S187 genome encodes:
- a CDS encoding type II toxin-antitoxin system VapB family antitoxin — MIFKRIGNGRPYPDHGRDSTRQWADVAPRPVRLDQLVTTKGQLDLETLLAEDSTFYGDLFAHVVKWQGDLYLEDGLHRAVRAALQQRQVLHARVLDLG; from the coding sequence GTGATCTTCAAGCGCATCGGAAACGGGCGGCCGTACCCGGACCACGGCCGGGACAGCACCCGCCAGTGGGCGGACGTGGCTCCCCGCCCGGTCCGCCTCGACCAGTTGGTGACGACCAAGGGGCAGCTCGACCTGGAGACGCTCCTGGCCGAGGACTCCACCTTCTACGGCGATCTCTTCGCCCACGTCGTGAAATGGCAGGGCGATCTGTATCTGGAGGACGGGCTGCACCGCGCGGTCCGCGCCGCGCTCCAGCAGCGCCAGGTGCTCCACGCCCGCGTGCTCGACCTGGGCTGA
- a CDS encoding LytR C-terminal domain-containing protein yields the protein MSMLTPPGMGGKYRITGNRYPRMRRPRHRRVVLAAIGATAAVALIGWGTLQVVDIFTGAGGKARAAAGNKNCAVSRQASASPAPKPRVLPKPGEITVNVYNATTRAGLAKKTAKALEKRGFTIGEVDNAPAAYDKKVEDTALLLGAPAAEKGAFEVLGAHVTDSRSKQEKSRKKPAEVDFIIGKAFTGLAPEKQAVETVTALVSPSPSPSATPKC from the coding sequence ATGAGCATGCTCACTCCTCCCGGCATGGGCGGGAAGTACCGCATCACGGGCAACCGTTACCCCCGTATGCGCAGGCCGCGGCACCGCCGCGTCGTTCTCGCGGCGATCGGCGCCACCGCGGCCGTCGCCCTCATCGGGTGGGGCACGCTCCAGGTCGTCGACATCTTCACGGGCGCCGGCGGCAAGGCCCGCGCGGCCGCCGGCAACAAGAACTGCGCGGTGAGCCGCCAGGCGAGCGCCTCCCCCGCGCCGAAGCCGAGGGTGCTGCCGAAACCGGGCGAGATCACGGTCAACGTCTACAACGCCACCACCCGCGCCGGGCTGGCCAAGAAGACGGCCAAGGCGCTGGAGAAGCGCGGCTTCACGATCGGCGAGGTGGACAACGCCCCGGCCGCGTACGACAAGAAGGTCGAGGACACCGCGCTGCTGCTGGGCGCGCCCGCGGCGGAGAAGGGCGCGTTCGAGGTGCTCGGCGCCCACGTCACCGATTCCCGCTCGAAGCAGGAGAAGAGCCGCAAGAAGCCGGCCGAGGTCGACTTCATCATCGGCAAGGCCTTCACCGGGCTGGCGCCGGAGAAGCAGGCCGTCGAGACCGTCACCGCCCTGGTCAGCCCCTCGCCCAGCCCCTCCGCCACCCCGAAGTGCTGA